A section of the Cyanobacteriota bacterium genome encodes:
- a CDS encoding serine/threonine protein kinase, whose protein sequence is MARRFERPPKSPLRDASATAYQLRWFSRSGFGLTIALAVTGAVVTIMNPAPVQWLDCQTQRLSWHLRSTFLTPTTDSLDSKPSLDGDMPDTKHGQVIHGRDLLHQGRCLVPSGQPAFPHPYQRGLYVLAIVVIATIFFRQLQPLSMVVTGSGLGLLIGVGSCLAMAFNGLVLPTVLPMVLVMIMGSLYAITNKPSHNCRQQPQLPQVTSTYPLAAIAQETINHCAGLPSWCPSEEQSSLQSQLRQRYQVTRRLSAGGFGATYLARDLGRAGHPYCVIKQLRPANDSPETWKVARRLFLREAETLERLGQCERIPQLRAYFEEDGEFYLVQDWVDGHPLSYELSLTIPNPEIKAMSVLSDLLPTLDVIHQHGVIHRDIKPDNIIRRHSDHKLVLIDFGAVKEIRQPPTDTKVTSDLTIGIGTRGYTPSEQAIGRPKPNSDIYALGMVAIQIMTGLHPRHLRVDPATGNVIWRAKVRVNPQFADVLDRMVCYNFRDRYPSATAVLADLQPLLDAIPAEVWADPAMLIGTSELVTDVIDPMGETKIWQPSSPESP, encoded by the coding sequence ATGGCACGACGGTTTGAGCGACCACCAAAGTCACCACTACGGGATGCTTCAGCAACTGCCTATCAGCTCCGATGGTTCAGTAGGTCAGGGTTTGGCCTGACGATCGCCCTAGCGGTGACGGGTGCAGTGGTTACTATCATGAATCCAGCACCGGTGCAGTGGCTCGATTGTCAGACACAACGACTGTCCTGGCACTTGCGATCGACTTTTCTCACCCCTACAACGGATTCCCTTGATAGCAAGCCTAGTCTAGACGGGGACATGCCAGACACCAAGCACGGCCAAGTCATTCACGGTCGTGATCTGCTTCACCAAGGCCGTTGTTTGGTTCCTAGTGGTCAACCTGCCTTTCCGCATCCCTATCAGCGGGGGTTATATGTGCTGGCGATCGTCGTTATTGCTACTATTTTTTTTAGGCAGCTACAACCGTTATCGATGGTAGTGACTGGTTCGGGCCTAGGGCTATTGATTGGGGTTGGTAGTTGTTTAGCAATGGCCTTCAATGGTTTGGTGTTGCCTACGGTCTTACCGATGGTGCTGGTTATGATTATGGGTAGCCTTTATGCTATCACTAATAAGCCGAGTCATAACTGTCGCCAACAACCGCAGCTACCGCAGGTTACAAGCACCTATCCATTGGCTGCGATCGCCCAAGAGACGATCAACCACTGTGCGGGGTTGCCCAGTTGGTGCCCAAGTGAGGAGCAGAGTTCGTTGCAAAGTCAACTACGACAACGGTATCAAGTCACTCGACGATTGAGTGCAGGTGGTTTTGGGGCAACGTACTTGGCCAGAGATTTAGGCCGTGCTGGGCATCCCTACTGTGTAATCAAGCAGTTGCGGCCTGCTAACGATAGCCCTGAAACGTGGAAGGTTGCACGGCGGTTGTTTTTGCGGGAGGCAGAAACCCTAGAGCGCTTAGGGCAGTGCGAACGTATTCCTCAGTTACGCGCCTATTTTGAAGAAGATGGAGAGTTCTACCTAGTGCAGGACTGGGTAGATGGTCATCCCCTGAGCTATGAGCTATCGCTAACCATTCCCAACCCTGAAATCAAAGCTATGTCCGTCTTGAGTGACTTGCTTCCCACCCTAGATGTGATTCATCAGCACGGTGTGATTCATCGGGATATTAAGCCAGACAACATCATTCGCCGACATAGCGACCATAAACTGGTGCTAATTGACTTTGGGGCTGTCAAAGAGATCCGCCAGCCACCAACGGATACAAAAGTAACCAGTGATTTAACGATCGGCATCGGTACACGCGGCTACACACCTAGTGAGCAAGCAATCGGCAGGCCTAAGCCTAATAGCGACATCTATGCCTTGGGAATGGTTGCTATTCAGATTATGACTGGGTTACACCCCCGGCATTTACGGGTTGACCCTGCCACTGGTAACGTGATTTGGCGCGCTAAGGTGCGTGTGAATCCCCAGTTTGCTGATGTTCTTGATCGCATGGTGTGCTATAACTTCCGCGATCGCTACCCCTCAGCGACAGCAGTCCTTGCTGATTTGCAACCCTTACTGGATGCGATTCCGGCGGAGGTCTGGGCCGATCCTGCTATGCTGATTGGCACCTCAGAGCTGGTGACCGATGTGATTGATCCTATGGGCGAGACTAAAATTTGGCAGCCCTCATCCCCGGAGTCGCCATAG
- a CDS encoding heterodisulfide reductase-related iron-sulfur binding cluster produces MQFLDTSLPNIPRDLTPNDPTDGQYPGFDHLQPPDPKLISACVHCGFCLSTCPSYRVLGKEMDSPRGRIYLMDAIHNGQASLSPDVTQHFDSCLGCLACTTACPSGVEYDKLIAATRPQVERHAVRSLPQRLIRQLLFNLLPYPNRLRLLLRPVGLYQKTGLQRWIRSLGILRQLSPQLAAMEALLPPLSDKAFQTSMPEVIPAQGDRRYRVGLILGCVQRLFNPEVNEATIRVLTANGCEVVVPQNQGCCAALLHHQGQEHDTKVLARQLIDAFANTGVDAVLINASGCGHTLKEYGRILQDDPDYAEKAAAFAAIVRDVQEFLAAVGLVAPLLPLRRQPLTLVYQDACHMLHGQRISVQPRQLLRQIPGVTLREPIDAALCCGSAGVYNILQPTVADELGRQKVQNLLATGADVIVSANIGCFVQIQRHLQLQGQSIPVMHPMQLLDFAVHGTPLLEPT; encoded by the coding sequence ATGCAGTTTCTAGATACCTCTCTCCCCAACATCCCCCGTGACCTCACTCCTAATGACCCTACTGATGGTCAATATCCAGGGTTCGACCATTTACAACCTCCGGATCCTAAGCTGATTAGTGCCTGTGTGCATTGCGGATTTTGTCTATCCACATGTCCCAGTTATCGAGTCCTTGGCAAGGAGATGGATTCTCCACGAGGCCGAATCTATCTCATGGATGCCATTCATAATGGTCAGGCCAGTCTATCGCCAGATGTGACCCAGCATTTTGACTCATGTTTGGGATGTTTAGCCTGCACAACCGCTTGTCCATCTGGGGTGGAATATGACAAGTTGATTGCGGCAACTCGTCCTCAAGTAGAGCGACATGCTGTCCGATCGCTGCCTCAGCGACTCATTCGCCAGTTACTATTTAACCTGTTGCCCTATCCTAACCGTCTGCGCCTGCTATTACGCCCGGTAGGACTATATCAAAAAACAGGGTTGCAACGTTGGATCCGATCCCTAGGCATCCTAAGGCAACTATCTCCCCAGTTAGCAGCTATGGAGGCGCTGCTGCCGCCACTTTCAGACAAGGCGTTTCAAACGTCTATGCCTGAAGTTATTCCAGCTCAGGGCGATCGCCGCTACCGAGTGGGTCTCATTCTTGGGTGTGTGCAGCGTCTGTTTAATCCAGAGGTCAATGAGGCTACTATTCGTGTATTAACAGCCAATGGCTGTGAAGTGGTAGTTCCCCAGAATCAGGGTTGTTGTGCGGCGTTGCTGCACCATCAGGGCCAAGAACACGACACCAAGGTTCTAGCTCGACAACTCATTGATGCCTTTGCCAACACTGGGGTAGATGCGGTGTTGATCAATGCCTCTGGTTGTGGGCATACCCTGAAGGAATATGGACGGATTTTGCAGGATGATCCAGATTATGCGGAGAAGGCGGCTGCCTTTGCGGCGATCGTCCGCGATGTTCAAGAGTTCTTAGCAGCGGTGGGGCTGGTGGCTCCTCTCTTGCCCCTACGACGGCAACCACTGACATTGGTTTACCAAGATGCTTGTCATATGCTCCACGGACAACGCATCAGTGTGCAACCGCGTCAACTGTTGCGACAAATTCCAGGGGTTACCCTACGTGAACCTATCGATGCTGCTCTTTGCTGTGGGAGTGCAGGGGTATACAACATTTTGCAGCCAACCGTAGCTGATGAGCTAGGTCGCCAAAAGGTACAGAATTTGCTAGCGACGGGGGCAGACGTAATCGTCTCTGCTAACATTGGCTGTTTTGTGCAAATTCAGCGACACTTACAACTTCAAGGTCAGTCAATACCAGTCATGCATCCTATGCAATTGTTAGACTTCGCTGTTCATGGCACGCCTCTACTGGAACCCACCTAG